One genomic segment of Burkholderia pyrrocinia includes these proteins:
- the bcsZ gene encoding cellulose synthase complex periplasmic endoglucanase BcsZ yields the protein MARVMAERRATRPARRVGAALALALAMACAATGTAGRAQAAGANETDAAEAGCGAAWPRWDAFKRDFISADGRVIDVGSADSRTVSEGQAYGLFFALVANDRRMFDAILAWTENNLAQGDLSAHLPAWLWGRAPDGAWRVLDANAASDADLWIAYALVEAGRLWHERSYTARGALLAKRVLDDETATVPGLGLTLLPGSTGFKLPNGQWRVNPSYSPPQVIRALGARLPDDRRWAALASSTGRVLLDTAPKGFAPDWALYRAGTGFGPDPQTHAESAYNAIRVYLWAGMLDRADPLAAPLLARFAPFADHIAAHGAPPEKVDTTTGVAGPNDGNAGFSAAAVPFLDARGQHALADAQAARVDTLARQSAPGYYTSVLTLFGLGWRDGRYKFGTDGTLDARWGGRSCAAR from the coding sequence ATGGCGCGGGTTATGGCGGAGCGACGGGCAACGCGGCCGGCGCGGCGCGTCGGCGCGGCACTCGCGCTGGCGCTCGCGATGGCGTGCGCGGCAACCGGCACGGCCGGGCGCGCGCAGGCCGCGGGAGCCAACGAGACCGATGCGGCCGAGGCCGGATGCGGCGCGGCGTGGCCGCGCTGGGACGCGTTCAAGCGCGATTTCATCTCGGCCGACGGCCGCGTGATCGACGTCGGCTCGGCCGATTCACGCACGGTATCGGAGGGGCAGGCATATGGGCTTTTCTTCGCGCTGGTCGCGAACGACCGGCGCATGTTCGACGCGATCCTCGCATGGACCGAGAACAACCTCGCGCAGGGCGACCTGAGCGCGCACCTGCCCGCGTGGCTGTGGGGCCGCGCGCCGGACGGCGCGTGGCGCGTGCTCGACGCGAACGCCGCATCGGACGCCGACCTGTGGATCGCGTACGCGCTCGTCGAGGCCGGGCGACTGTGGCACGAGCGCAGCTATACGGCGCGCGGCGCGCTGCTCGCGAAACGCGTGCTCGACGACGAGACGGCGACCGTGCCGGGCCTCGGACTCACGCTGCTGCCCGGGTCGACCGGGTTCAAGCTGCCCAACGGCCAGTGGCGCGTGAACCCGAGCTATTCGCCGCCGCAGGTGATCCGCGCGCTCGGCGCACGCCTGCCGGACGACCGGCGCTGGGCCGCGCTGGCATCCAGCACCGGGCGCGTGCTGCTCGACACGGCGCCGAAGGGCTTTGCGCCCGACTGGGCGCTGTATCGCGCGGGCACGGGCTTCGGGCCCGATCCGCAGACGCATGCGGAGAGCGCGTACAACGCGATCCGCGTGTACCTGTGGGCCGGCATGCTCGACCGCGCCGATCCGCTCGCCGCGCCGTTGCTCGCGCGTTTCGCGCCGTTCGCCGACCATATCGCCGCGCATGGCGCGCCGCCGGAGAAGGTGGATACGACGACGGGCGTCGCGGGGCCGAACGACGGCAACGCCGGGTTCTCGGCGGCGGCCGTGCCGTTCCTCGACGCACGCGGCCAGCATGCGCTCGCCGATGCGCAGGCGGCTCGCGTCGACACGCTCGCGCGCCAGTCGGCGCCCGGCTATTACACGAGCGTGCTGACGCTGTTCGGCCTCGGCTGGCGCGATGGACGCTACAAGTTCGGTACGGACGGCACGCTCGACGCCCGCTGGGGAGGCCGTTCGTGCGCCGCCCGCTGA
- the bcsB gene encoding cellulose biosynthesis cyclic di-GMP-binding regulatory protein BcsB, with amino-acid sequence MKPAVSLFVLSAAMVGAFHAAALAAAPMPAVAATAAAPGAAAGHAASPGPGAAPAPVLAAAPAAASAPSAALPATTVHLPFASLGAFDPLHLRGADDARTINAGVRLDRVVTGARLRLTYAYSPSLVFPMSHLKVSVNGEVIATVPFDAARAGRTVTQDIPIDPRYFSDFNQIGLRLIAHYSLDHCEDPSNSALWADVSPTSELILDESPVRLPNDLALLPAPFFDRRDNGRVRLPFVLPVSPDSATLRSAGVLASWFGALADYRHARFPVSSALPANDQAVVVGTAATLPAGLALPSVNGPLLAVADNPAAPGHKLLVVTGRTAAEVDDAVATLVLGRAALSGPAATVAHVDPGAQRKPYDAPRWLPVNRPIAFRELVSDPRELEARGTAPDAIRLNLRVPADLHSWNGAGVPITLRYRYTAPTVQDNSTLAVEINDQLVKSYRLGPAQAEDARGRMQLPLLSVPEGRVTSDVDIPAFRVGSGNQLQFRFTLDSQKTGLCSSAATEPQRAAIDPDSTIDFSHFVHYAQLPNLAFFANSGFPFTRFADLSQTAVVMPDRPSPQELEAYLTMLGHMGEWTGFPALRVQVARPGDVAALSGSKDLLVIDGSPVSPLLAHWRSVLPLVIGEQGGAGGDGATRVAFTVKERWRNGVGLADGGAHIEQTGSLAALAGFELPGSRGRSVVALTATDQPRLGDLLDVFENAGLVSQLQGDLALVRPGRVDSLRVGEPYVVGFVPWYARVWTQAARHPVVLGAVGVVAGLLLALGVFSVLQRIAARRRGM; translated from the coding sequence ATGAAGCCGGCCGTGTCGCTGTTCGTCCTGTCGGCCGCCATGGTCGGCGCTTTCCACGCGGCCGCGCTGGCGGCCGCACCGATGCCGGCGGTGGCCGCGACCGCTGCGGCGCCCGGTGCTGCTGCCGGTCATGCGGCGTCGCCCGGACCCGGCGCTGCGCCGGCGCCGGTGCTCGCGGCCGCGCCTGCAGCGGCCAGCGCACCGTCCGCCGCGCTGCCGGCGACGACCGTGCACCTGCCGTTCGCGTCGCTCGGCGCGTTCGATCCGCTACACCTGCGTGGCGCCGACGATGCGCGCACGATCAACGCGGGCGTGCGGCTCGACCGTGTGGTCACGGGCGCGCGGCTGCGCCTGACCTACGCGTATTCGCCGTCGCTCGTGTTCCCGATGTCGCACCTGAAGGTGTCGGTGAACGGCGAGGTGATCGCGACCGTCCCGTTCGACGCCGCGCGCGCGGGCCGTACGGTCACGCAGGACATCCCGATCGATCCGCGCTACTTCTCGGATTTCAACCAGATCGGCCTGCGCCTGATCGCGCATTACTCGCTCGACCATTGCGAGGATCCGTCGAACTCGGCGCTGTGGGCCGACGTGAGCCCGACGAGCGAGCTGATCCTCGACGAATCGCCGGTCCGCCTGCCGAACGATCTCGCGCTGCTGCCCGCGCCGTTCTTCGACCGGCGCGACAACGGCCGCGTGCGGCTGCCGTTCGTGCTGCCGGTGTCGCCCGATTCGGCGACGCTGCGCAGCGCGGGCGTGCTCGCGTCGTGGTTCGGCGCGCTGGCCGACTACCGGCATGCGCGCTTCCCGGTGTCGTCCGCGCTGCCGGCCAACGACCAGGCGGTGGTGGTCGGCACGGCCGCGACGTTGCCGGCCGGCCTCGCGCTGCCGTCGGTCAACGGCCCGCTGCTCGCGGTTGCCGACAACCCGGCCGCGCCGGGGCACAAGCTGCTCGTCGTCACGGGCCGCACGGCGGCCGAGGTCGACGACGCGGTCGCGACGCTCGTGCTCGGCCGCGCGGCGTTGTCGGGGCCGGCGGCGACGGTCGCGCACGTCGATCCCGGCGCGCAGCGCAAGCCGTACGACGCGCCGCGCTGGCTGCCGGTGAACCGGCCGATCGCGTTTCGCGAGCTCGTGTCCGATCCGCGCGAACTGGAAGCGCGCGGCACGGCGCCCGACGCGATCCGCCTGAACCTGCGCGTGCCGGCCGATCTCCATTCATGGAACGGTGCGGGCGTGCCGATCACGCTGCGCTACCGCTACACGGCGCCGACCGTGCAGGACAATTCGACGCTCGCCGTCGAGATCAACGACCAGCTCGTGAAGTCGTACCGGCTCGGGCCGGCTCAGGCCGAGGATGCGCGTGGCCGCATGCAGTTGCCGCTGCTGTCGGTGCCGGAAGGGCGCGTGACGAGCGACGTCGATATCCCGGCGTTCCGGGTCGGCAGCGGCAACCAGCTGCAGTTCCGCTTCACGCTCGACTCGCAGAAGACGGGCCTGTGCTCGAGCGCGGCCACCGAGCCGCAGCGCGCGGCGATCGATCCCGATTCGACGATCGACTTCTCGCACTTCGTCCATTACGCGCAATTGCCGAACCTCGCGTTCTTCGCGAACAGCGGCTTTCCGTTCACGCGCTTCGCCGACCTGTCGCAGACGGCCGTCGTGATGCCCGACCGGCCGTCGCCGCAGGAGCTCGAGGCCTACCTGACGATGCTCGGCCACATGGGCGAGTGGACGGGTTTCCCGGCACTGCGCGTGCAGGTCGCGCGGCCCGGCGACGTCGCCGCGCTGTCGGGCAGCAAGGATCTGCTCGTGATCGACGGCTCGCCCGTGTCGCCGTTGCTCGCGCACTGGCGCTCGGTGCTGCCGCTCGTGATCGGCGAGCAAGGCGGTGCGGGTGGCGACGGCGCGACGCGCGTCGCGTTCACGGTGAAGGAGCGCTGGCGCAACGGCGTCGGGCTGGCCGACGGCGGCGCGCATATCGAGCAGACGGGCTCGCTCGCGGCGCTCGCCGGGTTCGAGCTGCCGGGCAGCCGGGGCCGCAGCGTCGTCGCGCTGACTGCGACCGACCAGCCGCGCCTCGGCGATCTGCTCGACGTATTCGAGAACGCCGGCCTCGTGTCGCAGTTGCAGGGCGACCTCGCGCTGGTGCGGCCGGGGCGGGTCGACAGCCTGCGCGTCGGCGAGCCTTACGTGGTCGGCTTCGTGCCGTGGTATGCGCGCGTTTGGACGCAAGCGGCGCGGCATCCGGTCGTCCTCGGCGCGGTCGGTGTCGTCGCGGGGCTGCTGCTCGCGCTCGGCGTGTTCAGCGTGCTGCAGAGAATCGCCGCGCGTCGACGGGGGATGTAA
- a CDS encoding phosphatase PAP2/dual specificity phosphatase family protein, giving the protein MSALGGGAGGLAEPAAGARDASFALRFGWLVAMGAVFFSTYGFANWLAARRAAVPTFAFGWEHAIPFVPWTIVPYWSIDLLYALSFFFWTRRDDLLDHVKRLLTVQLVSVACFIVWPLRFGFERPDAGGVAGALFTLLMGFDKPFNQAPSLHIGLLVVLWAVYAKHLRGTVARAVLHLWFAAIGVSVLTTYQHHAIDVPTGAAVGCLALFLFPLRDAAGRLPGADASPGAAGRALARRYAIGAALVALVALWCVPRAPGWALAAGWVALALACVAWVYRRGAPGAFQKDAHGRLPVFIRWLLAPTIAGAFVNSRLWTFRQPAPVRIDERVSIGRTPTTRDVRRHGFTALVDLTAEMPRWAAADASLAYAAVPQLDLVAPTAAQLAQAVAALERLHGEGRDVLVCCALGYGRSVLCAAAWLAARRGLGDARDALAAVRAVRPHAVWSDDGVAVLQHWIDRRRGAGGV; this is encoded by the coding sequence ATGAGCGCGCTCGGCGGCGGCGCGGGCGGCCTCGCCGAGCCGGCGGCCGGCGCGCGCGACGCATCGTTCGCGCTGCGCTTCGGCTGGCTCGTGGCGATGGGCGCCGTGTTCTTCTCGACGTACGGCTTCGCGAACTGGCTCGCCGCGCGCCGCGCGGCGGTGCCGACGTTCGCGTTCGGGTGGGAGCACGCAATCCCGTTCGTGCCGTGGACGATCGTGCCGTACTGGTCGATCGATCTGCTGTATGCGCTGTCGTTCTTCTTCTGGACGCGCCGTGACGATCTGCTCGATCACGTGAAGCGGCTGCTGACCGTGCAACTGGTATCGGTCGCGTGCTTCATCGTGTGGCCGCTGCGCTTCGGTTTCGAGCGGCCCGACGCGGGCGGCGTGGCCGGCGCGCTGTTCACGCTGCTGATGGGGTTCGACAAGCCGTTCAACCAGGCGCCGTCGCTGCATATCGGGTTGCTCGTCGTCCTGTGGGCCGTCTATGCGAAGCACCTGCGCGGGACGGTCGCGCGTGCCGTGCTGCATCTGTGGTTCGCGGCGATCGGCGTGTCGGTGCTGACGACCTACCAGCATCACGCGATCGACGTGCCGACCGGCGCGGCCGTCGGCTGTCTCGCGCTGTTCCTGTTTCCGTTGCGCGATGCCGCGGGCCGGCTGCCGGGCGCCGACGCGTCGCCGGGCGCGGCCGGCCGCGCGCTCGCGCGCCGTTATGCGATCGGCGCGGCACTGGTCGCGCTCGTGGCGCTCTGGTGCGTGCCGCGCGCGCCGGGCTGGGCGCTGGCAGCGGGGTGGGTCGCGCTGGCGCTTGCGTGCGTGGCATGGGTTTACCGGCGCGGCGCACCCGGTGCATTCCAGAAGGATGCGCACGGGCGACTCCCGGTATTCATCCGCTGGCTGCTCGCGCCGACGATCGCCGGCGCGTTCGTCAATTCGCGGCTGTGGACGTTCCGGCAGCCGGCGCCGGTGCGGATCGACGAACGCGTGTCGATCGGCCGCACGCCGACGACGCGCGACGTGCGGCGCCACGGTTTCACGGCGCTGGTCGACCTGACCGCCGAGATGCCGCGCTGGGCGGCGGCCGACGCGTCGCTCGCGTATGCGGCCGTGCCGCAGCTCGACCTCGTCGCGCCGACGGCGGCGCAGCTCGCGCAGGCCGTCGCGGCGCTCGAACGCCTGCACGGCGAAGGGCGCGACGTGCTGGTCTGCTGCGCGCTCGGCTACGGGCGCAGCGTGCTGTGCGCGGCCGCGTGGCTCGCCGCGCGGCGCGGGCTCGGCGATGCGCGCGACGCGCTTGCCGCGGTGCGAGCGGTGCGGCCGCACGCGGTGTGGTCGGACGACGGCGTGGCCGTGCTGCAGCACTGGATCGATCGTCGCCGCGGCGCGGGAGGCGTGTGA
- a CDS encoding bifunctional alpha/beta hydrolase/class I SAM-dependent methyltransferase encodes MNARTAREADFITHDGETLFYRHWPATGPRCRGAIVLLHRGHEHSARVAHLVDELDLPDFAFFAWDARGHGRSPGARGYSPSAAASVRDLQTFVEHIRDTHGIAIEDMAVVGQSVGAVLAATWAHDYAPPIRCLVVASPAFHIKLYVPFARPGLRLMHKLRGLFYVNSYVKPKFLTHDPERIASYASDPLITRPIAVNMLLDLHDTAQRIVADAAAITVPTQLLISGADWVVHRGPQDRFFERLGSARKERIVLPGFYHDTLGERDRAQALAPLRAFVLREFDAPSPRVSLADADRRGAFHDEYAALGRPPANVLARAYWALTRAGLKAGGALSDGIALGLRLGFDSGSTLDYVYRNRAQGRLGVGALIDRTYLDSPGWVGIRQRKVHLQELIGTAIGRLRGHGTPVRIVDIAAGHGRYVLDAIATAAERDGAAPDDITLRDYSPPNVEAGRVLIAQRGLEPIARFERGDAFDETQLATLEPRPTLAIVSGLYELFGENALIERSLRGLAQAVPPGGYLVYTGQPWHPQLEFIARALNNHRGEATWVMRRRSQAEMDELVARAGFRKLDQRIDEMGIFTVSLAQRVDAS; translated from the coding sequence ATGAACGCACGCACGGCCCGCGAGGCCGACTTCATCACGCACGACGGCGAAACGCTGTTCTATCGTCACTGGCCCGCGACGGGCCCGCGCTGCCGCGGCGCAATCGTGCTGCTGCATCGCGGCCACGAGCATTCGGCGCGCGTCGCGCACCTCGTCGACGAGCTCGACCTGCCCGATTTCGCGTTTTTCGCATGGGACGCGCGCGGCCACGGCCGTTCGCCCGGCGCGCGCGGCTACAGCCCGAGCGCGGCCGCGTCGGTGCGCGACCTGCAGACCTTCGTCGAGCATATCCGCGACACGCACGGCATCGCGATCGAGGACATGGCCGTGGTCGGCCAGAGCGTCGGCGCCGTGCTCGCGGCCACCTGGGCGCACGACTACGCGCCGCCGATCCGCTGCCTCGTCGTCGCGTCGCCGGCATTCCATATCAAGCTCTACGTGCCGTTCGCGCGGCCGGGGCTGCGGCTGATGCACAAGCTGCGCGGGCTGTTCTACGTGAACAGCTACGTGAAGCCGAAATTCCTCACGCACGATCCGGAGCGGATCGCGAGCTACGCGTCCGATCCGCTGATCACGCGGCCGATCGCGGTCAACATGCTGCTCGACCTGCACGACACCGCGCAGCGGATCGTCGCCGATGCGGCCGCGATCACCGTGCCGACGCAACTGCTGATCTCGGGCGCCGACTGGGTCGTGCATCGCGGCCCGCAGGACCGCTTCTTCGAACGGCTCGGCTCGGCGCGCAAGGAGCGCATCGTGCTGCCGGGCTTCTATCACGACACGCTCGGCGAGCGCGACCGTGCGCAGGCGCTCGCGCCGCTGCGCGCGTTCGTGCTGCGCGAGTTCGATGCGCCGAGCCCGCGCGTGTCGCTCGCCGACGCCGACCGGCGCGGCGCGTTCCACGACGAATACGCGGCGCTCGGCCGCCCGCCCGCGAACGTGCTCGCGCGGGCGTACTGGGCGCTCACGCGCGCCGGCCTGAAAGCGGGCGGCGCGCTGTCGGACGGCATCGCGCTCGGGCTGCGGCTCGGTTTCGATTCGGGCTCGACGCTCGATTACGTGTACCGCAACCGCGCGCAGGGGCGGCTCGGCGTCGGCGCGCTGATCGATCGCACGTATCTCGATTCGCCGGGCTGGGTCGGCATCCGCCAGCGCAAGGTGCATCTGCAGGAGCTGATCGGCACGGCGATCGGCCGCCTGCGCGGCCATGGCACGCCGGTGCGGATCGTCGACATCGCGGCCGGCCACGGGCGCTACGTGCTGGATGCGATCGCGACGGCCGCCGAGCGCGACGGCGCGGCGCCCGACGACATCACGCTGCGCGACTACAGCCCGCCGAACGTCGAGGCCGGGCGCGTGCTGATCGCACAGCGCGGTCTCGAGCCGATCGCGCGTTTCGAGCGCGGCGACGCGTTCGACGAGACGCAGCTCGCGACGCTCGAGCCGCGCCCGACGCTCGCGATCGTGTCGGGCCTCTACGAGCTGTTCGGCGAGAACGCGCTGATCGAACGCTCGCTGCGCGGGCTCGCGCAGGCCGTGCCGCCGGGCGGCTATCTCGTCTATACCGGGCAGCCGTGGCATCCGCAGCTCGAATTCATCGCGCGCGCGCTGAACAATCATCGCGGCGAGGCGACCTGGGTGATGCGCCGCCGCTCGCAGGCCGAGATGGACGAACTCGTCGCGCGCGCGGGCTTCCGCAAGCTCGACCAGCGGATCGACGAGATGGGCATCTTCACGGTCAGCCTCGCGCAGCGGGTCGACGCGTCATGA
- a CDS encoding CDP-alcohol phosphatidyltransferase family protein, with the protein MSLYALKPKFQDRLRPFANSLAERGVTANQVTLFAAGGSIVVGALAGLGVFARVLFLLIPLWLFARMALNAIDGMLAREHGQKSTLGAYLNELGDIVSDVALVLPFLAISAFAPADVWLFALTAVIVECAGLIGPLVGATRRYDGPFGKSDRALALGAFALWIGFGLPVGSIAAWLWRLLIVLSIVTVVRRVQAGIAEKGG; encoded by the coding sequence ATGAGCCTCTACGCACTCAAACCCAAATTCCAGGACCGTCTGCGCCCGTTCGCGAATTCGCTCGCCGAACGCGGCGTGACCGCCAACCAGGTCACGCTGTTCGCGGCCGGCGGCTCGATCGTCGTCGGCGCGCTCGCCGGGCTCGGCGTGTTCGCCCGCGTGCTGTTCCTGCTGATCCCGCTGTGGCTGTTCGCGCGGATGGCGCTCAACGCGATCGACGGGATGCTCGCGCGCGAACACGGGCAGAAGAGCACGCTCGGCGCATACCTGAACGAGCTGGGCGATATCGTGTCCGATGTCGCGCTCGTGCTGCCGTTCCTCGCCATTTCGGCGTTCGCTCCGGCGGACGTCTGGCTGTTCGCGCTGACGGCGGTGATCGTCGAATGCGCAGGGCTGATCGGGCCGCTCGTCGGCGCCACGCGCCGTTACGACGGCCCGTTCGGCAAGAGCGACCGCGCGCTGGCCCTTGGCGCATTCGCGCTGTGGATCGGCTTCGGCCTGCCGGTCGGCAGCATCGCCGCGTGGTTGTGGCGCCTGCTGATCGTGCTGTCGATCGTGACGGTGGTGCGGCGCGTGCAGGCCGGCATCGCCGAAAAGGGCGGTTGA
- a CDS encoding lysophospholipid acyltransferase family protein, translated as MNIVNVWQRDFLLSIVRLVAGAYPVWHQAPPSPTQKIYFSNHTSHIDTLAILAALPRNVRAVVRPVAARDYWDSSDMKRHVAQKLLNVVLIDRHRESGGDPLEPVRDALRQGHSIIIFPEGTRGADVLPQPFKSGLFHLATEFPNVALAPVYLENLQRIMPKGAIWPVPLICKVHFGANDALGDQEDKPTFLARMRDAVVALAPQRPAG; from the coding sequence ATGAACATCGTCAACGTCTGGCAGCGCGACTTCCTGCTGTCCATCGTGCGGCTCGTCGCCGGCGCGTATCCGGTCTGGCACCAGGCGCCGCCGTCCCCGACGCAAAAGATCTATTTCTCGAACCATACGAGCCACATCGACACGCTCGCGATCCTCGCCGCGCTGCCGCGCAACGTGCGCGCGGTCGTGCGGCCGGTCGCCGCGCGCGACTACTGGGACAGCAGCGACATGAAGCGCCACGTCGCGCAGAAGCTGCTGAACGTCGTGTTGATCGACCGCCACCGCGAATCCGGCGGCGACCCGCTCGAACCGGTGCGCGACGCGCTGCGGCAAGGCCACTCGATCATCATCTTCCCGGAAGGCACGCGCGGTGCCGACGTGCTGCCGCAGCCGTTCAAGAGCGGGCTGTTCCATCTCGCGACCGAATTCCCGAACGTCGCGCTCGCGCCCGTCTATCTCGAGAACCTGCAGCGCATCATGCCGAAGGGCGCGATCTGGCCCGTGCCGCTGATCTGCAAGGTGCACTTCGGCGCGAACGATGCGCTCGGCGACCAGGAAGACAAGCCGACGTTCCTCGCCCGTATGCGCGACGCGGTCGTCGCGCTCGCGCCGCAGCGGCCCGCGGGCTGA
- a CDS encoding phosphatidate cytidylyltransferase, whose translation MRTLFWELVAGVTGVLVVATVIGAILGARSGGTSSTIVNLNQRIRAWWAMIAIMAIAIGLGNNVTYLVFALLSYLTLREFITLTPTTASDHTTLFIAFFVAIPVQYLLLGINWYGMYSIFVPVHLFFAMSLVSALTQDTREFLSRNAKINWALMVCVYGLSHAPAVLILDIPHYAGQNALLLFFFLVVVQISDVLQYVVGKLFGRRKIAPQLSPSKTIEGFVGGGLLATLCGASLYRVTPFSFGAAFGISLAIVIAGFVGGLVLSAVKRSLGTKDWGSMIAGHGGMLDRVDSICFAAPVFFHLVRYLYV comes from the coding sequence ATGCGAACTCTTTTCTGGGAACTGGTCGCGGGCGTCACGGGCGTGCTCGTCGTCGCCACCGTGATCGGCGCGATCCTCGGCGCGCGCAGCGGCGGCACGAGCTCGACCATCGTCAACCTGAACCAGCGCATCCGCGCGTGGTGGGCGATGATCGCGATCATGGCCATCGCGATCGGCCTCGGCAACAACGTCACGTATCTCGTGTTCGCGCTGCTGTCGTACCTGACGCTGCGCGAATTCATCACGCTCACGCCGACCACCGCGAGCGACCACACGACGCTGTTCATCGCGTTCTTCGTCGCGATCCCCGTGCAGTACCTGCTGCTCGGGATCAACTGGTACGGGATGTATTCGATCTTCGTACCCGTGCACCTGTTCTTCGCGATGTCGCTCGTATCGGCGCTCACGCAGGACACGCGCGAATTCCTGAGCCGCAACGCGAAGATCAACTGGGCGCTGATGGTGTGCGTGTACGGCCTGAGCCACGCGCCGGCCGTGCTGATCCTCGACATTCCGCACTACGCGGGGCAGAACGCGCTGCTGCTGTTCTTCTTCCTGGTCGTCGTGCAGATCAGCGACGTGCTGCAGTACGTCGTCGGCAAGCTGTTCGGACGCCGCAAGATCGCGCCGCAACTGTCGCCGTCGAAGACGATCGAAGGCTTCGTCGGCGGCGGCCTGCTCGCGACGCTGTGCGGCGCGTCGCTGTATCGCGTGACGCCGTTCAGCTTCGGCGCGGCGTTCGGGATCTCGCTCGCGATCGTGATCGCAGGCTTCGTCGGCGGGCTCGTGCTGTCGGCCGTCAAGCGCTCGCTCGGCACGAAGGACTGGGGCTCGATGATCGCGGGCCACGGCGGGATGCTCGATCGCGTCGACTCGATCTGCTTCGCCGCGCCGGTGTTCTTTCACCTCGTGCGCTACCTGTACGTGTGA
- a CDS encoding topoisomerase IV has translation MTVQHRKTRSKPFAASLAALAVLTALSALSPVYAADPVRPDGQLQTFIHDNYGKWRADRKGWQSDAGDFIYSPCGSLRVATADGPRYLLAMCGETEAAVQNGMPGMDSDGTAGTIDLYVLKPAPDGKTLEPVVKKTDIASGKHGEPGTVRIERLGPHLFGFVIGDGITLQGYTQASRSIWLPIGNAIVEAAPRINEALDNSGSLDCGNAKSHCESRTFTIVPDTAGTGDVYPLTVTETGTRGDKDVHARFSVKFDAARGRYIVPKALREGY, from the coding sequence ATGACTGTCCAGCATCGAAAAACACGCAGCAAGCCGTTCGCGGCTTCGCTCGCCGCACTCGCGGTGCTCACCGCGCTCTCGGCGTTGTCGCCCGTCTACGCGGCCGATCCGGTCCGTCCCGACGGTCAGTTGCAGACGTTCATCCACGACAATTACGGCAAGTGGCGCGCGGACCGCAAGGGCTGGCAGTCGGACGCGGGCGATTTCATCTATTCGCCGTGCGGCTCGCTGCGTGTCGCGACCGCGGACGGCCCGCGGTATCTGCTCGCGATGTGCGGCGAGACCGAAGCGGCCGTGCAGAACGGGATGCCGGGCATGGATTCCGACGGCACGGCCGGCACGATCGATCTGTACGTGCTGAAGCCGGCGCCGGACGGCAAGACGCTCGAGCCGGTCGTGAAGAAGACGGATATCGCATCGGGCAAGCACGGCGAACCGGGCACCGTGCGCATCGAGCGGCTCGGGCCGCACCTGTTCGGGTTCGTCATCGGCGACGGGATCACGCTGCAGGGCTACACGCAGGCGAGCCGGTCGATCTGGCTGCCGATCGGCAATGCGATCGTCGAAGCGGCGCCGCGCATCAACGAAGCGCTCGACAATTCGGGATCGCTCGATTGCGGGAACGCGAAGTCGCATTGCGAGAGCCGCACGTTCACGATCGTGCCCGATACGGCGGGCACCGGCGACGTCTATCCGCTGACGGTCACGGAAACGGGCACGCGCGGCGACAAGGACGTCCACGCGCGTTTTTCGGTGAAGTTCGACGCGGCGCGCGGCCGCTACATCGTGCCGAAGGCATTGCGCGAAGGGTATTGA
- a CDS encoding carbon-nitrogen hydrolase family protein: MKLKLDIVQLAGRDGDTHYNLQRTLEAIATTAPGTDIVMFPEAQLTGFLDPSNLAEVAEPLDGPSIGAVIAAARARDVAVVVGLIENDGGRFYNTTVFVTPDGIALRYRKTHLWVSERGVVLPGDRYATVEWRGARIGLLICYDSEFPETGRALAALGAQLILITDGNMEPYHYVHRTSASARAMENQVFAVVANRVGDSTHDVVFAGGSLAVDPFGNVIFEAGGTESRHAVELDFDQLIASRAVYDYRKDQRLHVAGERIEHADGRRELLIP; the protein is encoded by the coding sequence ATGAAACTGAAGCTCGACATCGTCCAGCTCGCCGGTCGCGACGGCGACACGCACTACAACCTGCAGCGCACGCTGGAAGCGATCGCGACCACCGCGCCCGGCACCGACATCGTGATGTTTCCGGAAGCGCAGCTCACCGGCTTCCTCGATCCGTCGAATCTCGCCGAAGTCGCCGAGCCGCTCGACGGCCCGAGCATCGGCGCGGTCATCGCGGCCGCGCGCGCACGCGACGTTGCCGTCGTGGTCGGGCTGATCGAGAACGATGGCGGCCGCTTCTACAACACGACCGTATTCGTGACGCCGGACGGCATCGCGCTGCGCTATCGCAAGACGCATCTGTGGGTGAGCGAGCGCGGCGTCGTGCTGCCCGGCGACCGCTACGCGACGGTCGAATGGCGCGGCGCGCGGATTGGCCTGCTGATCTGCTACGACAGCGAATTTCCCGAAACCGGCCGCGCGCTTGCCGCACTCGGCGCGCAGTTGATTCTCATCACCGACGGCAACATGGAACCGTACCACTACGTCCACCGCACGTCGGCGTCGGCCCGCGCGATGGAGAACCAGGTGTTCGCGGTGGTCGCCAATCGCGTCGGCGACAGCACGCACGACGTCGTGTTCGCGGGCGGCAGCCTCGCGGTCGATCCGTTCGGCAACGTGATCTTCGAAGCGGGCGGCACCGAATCGCGTCACGCGGTCGAGCTCGATTTCGACCAGCTCATCGCGTCGCGCGCGGTCTACGATTATCGCAAGGATCAGCGCCTGCACGTCGCCGGCGAGCGCATCGAGCACGCGGACGGGCGTCGCGAGCTGCTGATTCCGTGA